The Bartonella grahamii subsp. shimonis region TATATCCATTCTCTATAGCCTCTTTAGAAACAATGTTATCCATTTGCAAAAAACGTATCTGATTGGCTGTTACAAGTGTTGGTACAAAAGGCAATTTACCGATAGTTCCAAAAAATCCTCCAATCAATAGACCAACAGAAAGGGGCATGGATAGGATTGTTTTTTTACGGTGAATAATTTTGAGTATATTTTCAAGAGTATTTTGGAAGGTGATAATCTGAGGACCACCAAGATCATAATTTTTTCCCCAAGAAACCTGTCCATCTAAAGCGCGCGCGATAAACTCAGCAACGTCACCAACATACACGGGTTGCAATTTGCTTTGCCCACCTCCAAAAAGAGGCATAATCGGTAAAAAACGTGACAAATCTGCTAAGGTGTTAAAGAAACAATCCTCTGGTCCAAAGATAACGGATGGACGGATAATAATTGCTTGAGGATGCTTGTTATGAATGATTTGTTCACCCATGAACTTAACACGTGCATAAAGACATGAAGCATTCTCGTTAGCCACAAGTGTTGATGTATAGATGAGTGGAATAGCAGCTTCTGCTGTTAATTCAGCAACATTATAAACGCCATCAATTTGTGTGTTTTTAAAATTCGATTGACTTGCTTGTTTTAAGCTACCAGGCAAAAACACTGCTGCATCAGCTCCAAGCAATGCGCGTTCAACAGAGGCACGATGCTTGATATCCGTTTTAAGCATTTGGGTTTGTCCTACTTCTCCTATTTGGAGCATGTAATAAGCTTTTTGAGGACAACGAACAGCAATACGAACGCGATATCCCCGCTTAGTCAAAGTCTCAACGACATGTCTTCCTACAAAACCAGATCCGCCAAAAACAGTAATAAGTTTAGGATGTTGATAAAGTGCACAATCAAGTTGCATGATTAAAAAGTCTATCTTTCAAAGCTTTTAAAATAATCAATTTCTAGCACGGAGGTGTTTTATTGTCACGCAAAATATCGCCCGCAAGATAAAGGGAACCACCAATAAGGACAATTGCCTCTTTATATTCTGCTCTAATCTTATGCAAAGCATCTTGTAGATGTGCTTGTGGAGTAGCAAAAATTCCTGCTTTTTGTGCTGATTCAGCTAAGTTTATTGGAGAGATACTGGCATTATTGTTAATCAGCGGTATCGTATATATTTTATCGACAAGGTTCGCTAAGGAACGAAAATAACCGACAGCATCTTTGGTATTGATCATGCCAGCAATCATAATAATGGGACGATCTGTTTTTTTTCTCCATTGTATAAGTTCTGCCGCAATAACTTTTCCAGCAGCAGGATTGTGACCACCATCTAACCATAAATCAATATTAGGAGACAATTGATCAACCAAATGTCCTTGGATAAGATGTTGCATCCGTGCGGGCCAATAAATATTTTTCAAAGCGTCATTTATGGTTTGTTCTGAAAGTTGAAAACCCGCTTGCTCAACTGCTTCAAGAGATGCGCCAGCATTGGCAACTTGGTGGTCTCCAATAAGGTTAGGAAGTGAAAGATCCATGAGACCTTGATTGTTTTGAAAAACCATACGTCCATGTTCTTTATAACTTTGATAATCTTGATCAAATAGAGAATAAGGTGCTTTATTTTTATCGGCAAGGGGTATTAAAGTAGCAAGAGTTTCTTCATAATTTTGCTTCCCAATGACCACTGGAACGTTTGGTTTGATAATCCCTCCCTTTTGAAAAGCGATTTGAGCAATTGTGTTTCCAAGAAAGTTCTCATGATCATAATCAATGGGCATAATAAGCGATACAGCTGGTTTATTAATGACATTGGTAGCATCAAAACGTCCTCCCAACCCAACTTCTAAAATGACAACATCAGCTGGATGTATACTAAACAGCATAAAGGCAGCGGCTGTAAAAATTTCAAAAATAGTAATCGGCTCTTGACGATTTACTTTTATAATTTCACGGATTGTCTCAGCTAATTGGTTTTCTGTAACAAGTTGTCCACCTCCTTTTTGACCTAACCGGCAGCGTTCATTCCAGTTGACGAGATGAGGTGAGCTGTAGACATGAACGCAGTATCCTGCGCTTTCTAAAAGAGCACGGCAAATTGCTGAGGCAGATCCTTTACCATTTGTTCCAGCGATGTGAATAATGGGGGCAAGTTTTAAATGTGGATTACCAAGACGCTCTAAAAGGTGAACAATACGCTCTAAAGAAAGATCAAATTTTTTCGGATAATTTTTTAGTAAATCATCCACCACCTTTTGTATTTGGCTTTGTTGCATAAATTTAAGCTGCTTTTGTTGCAGAAAGCGATGTTTGAGAGTCTGTTGGGGATGGATCGGAAGGGTTAAAAACAGCAGGACGTTTCATCATTAAACGTAAAAGACGTGCAATTGTTGTTTTCATTTCTAAACGCGATACAACCATATCAATCATACCATGTTCGAGCAGATATTCACTACTTTGAAAACCTTCTGGTAGGGTTTCGCGTATAGTTTGTTGAATCACACGTGGACCAGCAAAACCAATCATAGCGCCAGGTTCGGCAATGTGAATATCACCAAGCATGGCGTAAGAAGCAGTAACACCACCGGTGGTTGGATTAGTTAGCACAACAATATAGGGAAGTTTTGCTTCTTTTAACATTTCAATCGCTACTGTTGTACGAGGCATTTGCATCAACGAGAGTGTTCCTTCTTGCATGCGCGCGCCACCAGAAGCAGAAAAAAGAACCAGCGGGCACCTTTCGGCAATAGCAGTATCAAAAGCTTTGATAATAGCTTCTCCTGAAGCCATACCGAGTGATCCACCCATAAAGGCGAAATCTTGAACGGTTGCAATAATTGGTAAGCCTTCAATCGTACCACGTGCACTTAAAATATTGTCATCAACACCAAGTTTAGAACGATAATCTTTTAACCGGTCAATATAGCGTTTTTCGTCACGAAATTTTAAAGGATCTGTTACAACTTTTGGATTTTCAAGAACTGTATAAGCACCATCATCAAAAAAATGCATGAGACGATTTTTAGCGCTGATACGCATATGATGGCCAGAGTTGGGAGCTACAAATTGATTGGCTTCCAGATCTTTATGGAAGACCATTTCACCACTGGTAGGATCTTTAATCCATAGATTTTCTGGAATTTCACGGCGTCCCAATATAGAGTTAATTTTAGGACGAACATAATTTGTAATCCAGTTCATCTTTATAACCTTCCTTTAAATATTACACATCTTTCGCATGATTTGAAAGAATATAAACTTAAGCAGTCACATTTGTTTTACCGGTGAAACAAAGGAGCCTATTTAATATTTTTATCAGTGTACGTATAGCTTGTTTTTTAATTTTTTATTTTTTACTTTGGTATTAAAATCCACTCCTTGCGATGGTTAACAAACCCCTTATTTTTTAATAAAAATGAATATCCAATTAATCATTCATATCAACAGTCTTGAAGAAAAGAAGCCTTATAATATAAGGCGTTAACAAGGCTAAAATAATCCATTAAAAATAATGAATATGATAACGCCATATTAGCGTTTCGCTAACATCAGAGCAAGATTTTTTTCAAAAGTCTCTTTAAAGCGCGTACTTTTCATAATTAAAGTAGAATACCCTCAAAAATACTATTATTCATTTATGTACTTTGTTACACAGACATTTTTAATAATTCTCAAAACTCTCTTATGACGGTGCTCATGAAGAGTATATACTCTCCATGAATGGTATAAAATACATTATGCTCTCCATTTTTACTGAAATAGAAGGTACAAATCGATGCCATCACACTCTTTTCCAGTTTTCAATGTGACGATAATGTTTGTATTGAGAGGATTCATAAAAGATATTTCACGCCTTTTTGAAAGTATTTTTATCCATACACCACCTCCGCTTATGACATATTAACATAACGATTTCAATTGATCCAATATGAATAGGATTAAAATGAGAAAGCCTCATGATATTTAGTTTTTTCACTCATGTTGTGAAACGATAAATTATCATTATACATCAATATATTGCTTTAATAAGAGAGAAAGCATAAAATTTTATATTATGCTTTCTTTGGCTGGCAAGTTTTATTAGCCTTAAAGTCAAGGAACATTATTTTTGTGTAATGCGCGCCATGGTCTTTTGGGAAAGCATTTTGTGTAAATATGTCATAAAGGCGGCTGCAAAAAGCGGTGTTGCTAAATTAAGAATTGGAATCGAAACAAAAAGCGCTATCAATAATCCTGCACCAAAAACCGTTGTGTAATGAGTATGTAAAAAAGCACGTGCATCTTGCTCTGTTCGAAAACGATAAGCAGCAAACAAGAAATATTCATGACCAAGCAAATAACCATTAATAACATAAAAAGCAATTAAATTAATACCTGGTATGAAGAATAAAACAAAAGCAATTCCATTACCAAGAAGGCTTAAAATAACAAATTTAAAGGAAATGATAAGAGAACGCCGAAACGGCAAAGCTTGTCCAATAGGCTCGTTTGGATAATCCTCTTTTTCAATGATTTCAGCAGCAGAGTCAATGAAAAAACCACCAATCATAGCTGCGATTGGTGCAATAAAAAAAGCCAATAAAAGAACCAAACCAAGATTAAAAATGATAAGCATGCTAAAACCAATCCATCCTGCCCAACTAGGGAGTCCAGGAAAAAACTGAGCAATCCAGGGCCAAAAGTAAGACACAAAAAGTTGATGCAGACATAACCATAAAATGGCGAGAATGAAAAAAGTAACCCCCAATGCTTTCAGTATCATAATACTATATTGCGAGGTCAGAAGCCGTTGTAAAGCACGATAGGCAGCAGTAAAAATCATAGATTAATAAACTAAGGAAAGAAGCAAAAAAAACAAGAAATATATTTAAAGAATGTACGGTGTGATTTTTTCTTTTTTGAATTAAAGATTTCTTTTCAAGAACATTATAAAAAAACGGCTAAGAGCTTCTTTGTTTAAAATAAAGTTTGAGTAAATAGAAATTTTGATTTTTAAAAACCAAGAAGAATTTAAAAAGCAGCTGTTATAGAAGAAATTTTTAATATTTTGTACAGAGTGTAGATTATTGCATTTGTATGATATATGTGAAAAATTAAGGAATAAGAACTATTTGGGAGGAAAGTATTTATTCAGTAGAGTTGTCTAACTTCGTTTATCTATGTGCTTAATTGTTTTGCACAAATCCTAATATTCTGTACTTTTCTACTATTTGGCAACATGCTTTTGCCTCTGGCTTTTATTCAAAACAATATTGAGTTCAATGGAATAGGAGTAATGTAGCAGCTCCGTAGATATTCTGATTTTGTGCAACAAAATGATTAATATGATAGAAGTGAAAAAATAGGCTTAGGCGATTGACCATCTATATCCCATGGAAGGGCAATTTCTTGAGAAGAAGCAAAGAGTGGGAGACACCACTGATGATTAAAAATGATGAAATTTTAAAAGCTATAAGTGCAACGAAGTAAGAATTCATTGAAGCACTTTTCATACAAGTGGTGCACTGTATCAAATAATTTTTAGATAATGACACCGTTAATTTATGAAGAGAATTGATCATTTTCAACTTGAATAAGAATCCAAAATATAGAAATATTCTTTCATTTCTAAAGCCTCTATTCAACATCAAAAAATTATTTATTTGCACATTATAGGTGAGACCAATGTGTGGATACAAAGTTTTCGATAAAGGAACAAAAATGCTTCTCATGAAACATCACAATGTAAGGATATCATGGATCAAATTCTAGTCTTTGTGGGTCTTGGTAGGCTGGAGAGAGGACACACACCTTTAATCTTAAAGACCGATTACAGAGGAAAATAATAAAGGCGTCAGTTTCATAAACTGATAGACAGTGGTGCAATGAATTTTGTCTACACTCTTTATGAGTATCAGTGTGAGATATGTTTCAAATTGCATTGAGATGTTATAATATATTGATTTATACATTATTTTACATAGTGAATAAGAGCCCCAAATAAAGTTGTCATATTTTCTTATTAGCGGCTCTTATCATGAAACAATCAAAATCATTTATTTGCACATCATAAATAGAACCAATATGGGGATAAAAACATTGAAGAAAGAAAATACTTTTTATAAATTTTATCCAGTGCAAGAGCTTTCTCAAAATTGATGATAGGTAAAATGAGTGATAGTTTGTTTTTTTTATAAGCTGGGGAGACAGTGGCGCAATAGATCCTACTTTTTTGCAGGTTAGGATGAGGTGGGATTTTTAAAGAAACATTTCCCAACGCCCGTCACACCCATTTCGCAACAGCGCCTGTGAATGGTATAAGGGTAAAGCTCTCGTGAATACTATAAAACTTATAGGGCATCACTATCTTTACGCTTAATAAAAGGGCACGCTGGTGTCACCATCTTCAGTGTTGCTCGACAGCCTTTGGTCCTTGAGACGGTCCATCATAAGCATTTTTAGTTCTTTCTTAAACGTTTTGTATTCATACGGCTATCCTTGTTTGCAACATGCAAGGCAAATGGTTTTGATTGATTCAACATGAGAGAGATTCGCAATGAGAGAATCATACGATATGCGGGATTCTAATTTAATATGAACAACGCTAGATTATCATTATAAATCAAAATATTATATACTAATCGAGATGGATAGACACCTATTGTAGTTCTATTTTATAAGGTGTTTTAATACCAACACGTTTGAAGAGTTATTATTTGAAATGGGGTATATTTTCCTCATGAGGAGTAGGTGTCTGGGGGACAAAAAATGATACAATCATGTTTGCTAATTTTTGTGCTACGTGTTGTTTACTCATATGGGGCCATTGTTCAACTTTTTTCTTACTCACGAGATAAACTTGATTTGTATCAGCCCCCATGACACCTGTGCCATCTAGTTGAAGAGAAATATCATTAGCAAGAATGAAATCAGCTCCTTTTTCAACACATTTTTTTTGTGCATTGGCAATGATATCACATGTTTCAGCAGCAAAACCAATGACCAATGAGGGGCGGTTTGGAGCGTGTCCAATCGTTGCTAAAATATCAGGATTTTCGACCATATGAAGGGATGGTGGTATTTTATGAGCATTCTTTTTAATTTTGTGTAAAGACTGCGTTTGACTGCGCCAGTCACAAACAGCGGCAACAAAGATGGCACCATCAGCAGGCAATGCGGTTTGAACGGCTTGTAACATCTGTTGAGCTGTTTCAACATGAATGGTTTTTACGTCTTGTGGGTCTGCAAGATTAACAGGTCCACAAATAAGTGTCACTTTTGCACCCAAATGCGCAAGAGCGGTTGCGATGGCATGACCTTGTTTACCTGAAGATCGATTAGAAAGATAACGTACTGGATCAATTGGTTCATGGGTAGGGCCAGAGGTAACGATGAAATGGCGGTCAGAGAGAGGTTTTTCATGCACATTCAAAAGAGTCTCTATAGTAGCGACAATGGTTAAAGGTTCGCTCATGCGCCCATATCCTATCTCGTCACGTTCAGCCATATTTCCGATTTCTGGTCCAATGATATGAACGCCATCTGCGCGCAGTTGTGCAACATTGCGAATAGTGGCTGGATGCGCCCACATGGACGGATTCATAGCAGGTGCAATTAAGAGTGGACAGCGTGCCGCTAAAAGGATGCAATCAGCCAGATCATCTCCTATGCCATTGGCTATTTTTGCAATGCGATTGGCTGTAGCAGGGGCTAAAATAATAAGGTCAGCATTACGTGCTAATCTGATATGTCCAATATCGTGTTCTTCTTCACGTGAAAATAAATCAGTATATACAGTACCACCGCTTAAAGCTTCAGCAG contains the following coding sequences:
- a CDS encoding folylpolyglutamate synthase/dihydrofolate synthase family protein — translated: MQQSQIQKVVDDLLKNYPKKFDLSLERIVHLLERLGNPHLKLAPIIHIAGTNGKGSASAICRALLESAGYCVHVYSSPHLVNWNERCRLGQKGGGQLVTENQLAETIREIIKVNRQEPITIFEIFTAAAFMLFSIHPADVVILEVGLGGRFDATNVINKPAVSLIMPIDYDHENFLGNTIAQIAFQKGGIIKPNVPVVIGKQNYEETLATLIPLADKNKAPYSLFDQDYQSYKEHGRMVFQNNQGLMDLSLPNLIGDHQVANAGASLEAVEQAGFQLSEQTINDALKNIYWPARMQHLIQGHLVDQLSPNIDLWLDGGHNPAAGKVIAAELIQWRKKTDRPIIMIAGMINTKDAVGYFRSLANLVDKIYTIPLINNNASISPINLAESAQKAGIFATPQAHLQDALHKIRAEYKEAIVLIGGSLYLAGDILRDNKTPPC
- the accD gene encoding acetyl-CoA carboxylase, carboxyltransferase subunit beta — translated: MNWITNYVRPKINSILGRREIPENLWIKDPTSGEMVFHKDLEANQFVAPNSGHHMRISAKNRLMHFFDDGAYTVLENPKVVTDPLKFRDEKRYIDRLKDYRSKLGVDDNILSARGTIEGLPIIATVQDFAFMGGSLGMASGEAIIKAFDTAIAERCPLVLFSASGGARMQEGTLSLMQMPRTTVAIEMLKEAKLPYIVVLTNPTTGGVTASYAMLGDIHIAEPGAMIGFAGPRVIQQTIRETLPEGFQSSEYLLEHGMIDMVVSRLEMKTTIARLLRLMMKRPAVFNPSDPSPTDSQTSLSATKAA
- a CDS encoding complex I NDUFA9 subunit family protein; the encoded protein is MQLDCALYQHPKLITVFGGSGFVGRHVVETLTKRGYRVRIAVRCPQKAYYMLQIGEVGQTQMLKTDIKHRASVERALLGADAAVFLPGSLKQASQSNFKNTQIDGVYNVAELTAEAAIPLIYTSTLVANENASCLYARVKFMGEQIIHNKHPQAIIIRPSVIFGPEDCFFNTLADLSRFLPIMPLFGGGQSKLQPVYVGDVAEFIARALDGQVSWGKNYDLGGPQIITFQNTLENILKIIHRKKTILSMPLSVGLLIGGFFGTIGKLPFVPTLVTANQIRFLQMDNIVSKEAIENGYTLEGVGITPRAMAAFLPSYLWRFRPHGQFSQNLLV
- the coaBC gene encoding bifunctional phosphopantothenoylcysteine decarboxylase/phosphopantothenate--cysteine ligase CoaBC — translated: MASITIRNLSPETKEALRIRAAQNGISMEEEVRRLLSNSTPLTTQLSHTSAVEVQSLKSKSLLLIIGGSIASYKALDLIRRLQERGAHLKVVMTKAAQKFITPLAAEALSGGTVYTDLFSREEEHDIGHIRLARNADLIILAPATANRIAKIANGIGDDLADCILLAARCPLLIAPAMNPSMWAHPATIRNVAQLRADGVHIIGPEIGNMAERDEIGYGRMSEPLTIVATIETLLNVHEKPLSDRHFIVTSGPTHEPIDPVRYLSNRSSGKQGHAIATALAHLGAKVTLICGPVNLADPQDVKTIHVETAQQMLQAVQTALPADGAIFVAAVCDWRSQTQSLHKIKKNAHKIPPSLHMVENPDILATIGHAPNRPSLVIGFAAETCDIIANAQKKCVEKGADFILANDISLQLDGTGVMGADTNQVYLVSKKKVEQWPHMSKQHVAQKLANMIVSFFVPQTPTPHEENIPHFK
- a CDS encoding sulfate transporter family protein, with translation MIFTAAYRALQRLLTSQYSIMILKALGVTFFILAILWLCLHQLFVSYFWPWIAQFFPGLPSWAGWIGFSMLIIFNLGLVLLLAFFIAPIAAMIGGFFIDSAAEIIEKEDYPNEPIGQALPFRRSLIISFKFVILSLLGNGIAFVLFFIPGINLIAFYVINGYLLGHEYFLFAAYRFRTEQDARAFLHTHYTTVFGAGLLIALFVSIPILNLATPLFAAAFMTYLHKMLSQKTMARITQK